From the Streptosporangiales bacterium genome, one window contains:
- a CDS encoding YebC/PmpR family DNA-binding transcriptional regulator → MSGHSKWATTKHKKAIVDAKRGKLFAKLIKDVEVAARLGGADPAGNPTLYDAVQKAKKSSVPSDNIDRAVKRGAGLEAGGAQYETIMYEGYAAAGVAVLVECLTDNRNRAASEVRTAITRQGGSMADPGSVSYMFSRKGVVVVPKGELTEDDVLMAVLDAGAEEVNDLGEAFEVQCEAGDVVAVRTALQDAGIDYDSAEATFVPSVTVPLDEAAAKQVFRLIEALEDSDDVQNVYANFDVSDEIMEKVG, encoded by the coding sequence GTGTCCGGCCACTCGAAGTGGGCGACCACCAAGCACAAGAAGGCGATCGTTGACGCCAAGCGCGGCAAGCTGTTCGCCAAGCTGATCAAGGACGTCGAGGTCGCGGCCCGTCTGGGCGGCGCCGACCCGGCAGGGAACCCGACGCTCTATGACGCCGTACAGAAGGCCAAGAAGAGCTCGGTGCCCAGCGACAACATCGATCGGGCGGTCAAGCGCGGTGCCGGCCTGGAGGCCGGCGGCGCCCAGTACGAGACGATCATGTACGAGGGCTACGCCGCCGCCGGGGTCGCCGTGCTGGTCGAGTGCCTCACCGACAACCGCAACCGCGCCGCGTCCGAGGTCCGTACCGCGATCACCCGCCAGGGCGGCTCGATGGCCGACCCCGGCTCCGTCTCGTACATGTTCAGCCGCAAGGGCGTCGTCGTGGTGCCGAAGGGCGAGCTGACCGAGGACGACGTGCTGATGGCCGTGCTCGACGCAGGCGCCGAGGAGGTCAACGACCTCGGCGAGGCGTTCGAGGTGCAGTGCGAGGCCGGCGACGTCGTCGCCGTCCGTACCGCCCTGCAGGACGCCGGCATCGACTACGACTCGGCGGAGGCCACGTTCGTGCCGAGCGTCACGGTCCCGCTGGACGAGGCGGCCGCGAAGCAGGTGTTCCGCCTCATCGAGGCCCTCGAGGACAGCGACGACGTACAGAACGTCTACGCGAACTTCGACGTCTCCGACGAGATCATGGAGAAGGTCGGCTAG
- the ruvC gene encoding crossover junction endodeoxyribonuclease RuvC, with product MRVLGVDPGLTRCGLGVVEGAPSRRPTLHEVGVVRTPPDADLGERLLAIEETITDWLDRHEPSAVAVERVFSQHNVRTVMGTAQAGAVAVLCASRRGLPVAFHTPSEVKAAITGSGRADKAQVGTMVARLLALPAAPKPADAADAAALAICHLWRGAGKARIEAATKAAMRRVS from the coding sequence GTGCGCGTGTTGGGTGTCGACCCCGGGCTGACGCGGTGCGGTCTCGGCGTCGTGGAAGGTGCTCCCAGCCGGCGGCCGACGCTGCACGAGGTCGGCGTGGTGCGCACACCGCCGGACGCGGACCTCGGCGAGCGGCTGCTGGCCATCGAGGAAACGATCACCGACTGGCTGGACCGGCACGAGCCGTCCGCCGTCGCCGTGGAACGGGTGTTCAGCCAGCACAACGTACGTACGGTGATGGGTACGGCGCAGGCCGGCGCGGTCGCCGTGCTCTGCGCGTCGCGGCGCGGGCTGCCGGTGGCGTTCCACACACCGAGCGAGGTGAAGGCGGCGATCACCGGCAGCGGCCGCGCGGACAAGGCGCAGGTCGGCACCATGGTGGCCCGCCTGCTCGCACTGCCGGCCGCCCCGAAACCGGCCGACGCCGCGGACGCGGCCGCGCTGGCGATCTGCCACCTCTGGCGAGGTGCCGGCAAGGCGCGGATCGAGGCGGCGACCAAGGCAGCGATGCGGAGGGTGTCATGA
- a CDS encoding protein phosphatase, producing MVTPWHPTAPGVLRLPSGRLVRGRGLRHALPAGPLPTFGVYLTGRRPPPVPWDSRWLRWPDFWLPTDREAADELLTEVWRRAVTDRVEIACGGGKGRTGTALACLAVLDGTPNDEAVAYVRAHYAPHAVETPWQRRYVARFRPADG from the coding sequence GTGGTCACCCCTTGGCACCCGACGGCCCCCGGCGTCCTGCGCCTGCCGAGTGGACGGCTCGTCCGTGGTCGCGGGCTGCGGCACGCCCTGCCGGCCGGCCCACTGCCGACCTTCGGCGTCTACCTCACCGGACGCCGGCCACCACCGGTGCCGTGGGACAGTCGCTGGCTGCGCTGGCCGGACTTCTGGCTGCCGACGGACCGCGAGGCCGCCGACGAGCTGCTGACCGAGGTGTGGCGGCGGGCGGTCACCGACCGCGTGGAGATCGCCTGCGGCGGCGGTAAGGGCCGCACGGGCACGGCACTGGCGTGTCTCGCGGTGCTCGACGGCACACCCAACGACGAGGCGGTCGCGTACGTCCGTGCGCACTACGCGCCGCACGCGGTCGAGACGCCGTGGCAGCGCAGGTACGTCGCGAGGTTCCGTCCTGCGGACGGCTAG